One segment of Carya illinoinensis cultivar Pawnee chromosome 1, C.illinoinensisPawnee_v1, whole genome shotgun sequence DNA contains the following:
- the LOC122279910 gene encoding GDSL esterase/lipase 2-like gives MNMMMSSRIRICFLVFMCASLTIIPTTSLGHSHICLPDDHVALFIFGDSLFDAGNNNYINTTYQYRANVYPYGETFFNYPTGRFSDGRIIPDFIAEFAKLPSIPAYLHPGYKRYADGANFASAGAGALVGTHLGSVIDLHTQVSNFKRMKMLLKKEIGEAEAKTLVSRAVYITSVGSNDYVSPYTANSSLFQSYSPEEYVDMVIGNLTTVIKGIHKEGGRKFAFVNMAPFGCLPFLKAINAGKCVEKITALAKLHNKALSHVLQELESQLKGFKYSITDFYSIVNETMNNPIKYGFKEGEAACCGSGPYRGINSCGGMRSVRVYELCEKASDYVFFDTAHPTERASLLIAKSMWSGNQSVTWPYNVKALVEQR, from the exons ATGAACATGATGATGAGTTCGAGGATTCGTATCTGTTTCTTGGTTTTCATGTGTGCGAGCCTTACCATTATACCAACCACAAGCCTTGGCCACAGTCACATATGCCTGCCGGATGACCATGTTGCCCTATTCATCTTCGGAGATTCTCTTTTTGATGCAGGAAACAATAACTACATCAATACCACGTACCAGTACCGGGCCAATGTTTATCCCTATGGGGAAACCTTCTTTAACTACCCAACTGGGAGATTTTCTGATGGCCGTATAATTCCAGATTTCATAG CTGAGTTTGCAAAGTTGCCATCGATTCCGGCGTATCTACATCCTGGCTATAAGCGATATGCAGATGGGGCTAACTTTGCATCTGCCGGAGCTGGTGCTCTTGTCGGAACTCATCTAGGATCG GTGATAGACCTGCACACACAAGTCAGTAATTTCAAGAGAATGAAGATGCtattgaagaaagaaataggTGAAGCAGAAGCCAAGACATTGGTGTCGAGAGCTGTTTACATAACCAGCGTCGGAAGCAACGATTACGTATCCCCTTATACTGCAAACTCAAGCTTGTTTCAATCCTACTCTCCAGAAGAGTATGTAGATATGGTTATTGGCAACTTGACAACTGTGATCAAA GGAATACACAAGGAAGGAGGAAGGAAATTTGCGTTTGTAAACATGGCGCCATTCGGTTGCTTACCATTTTTAAAGGCAATAAACGCAGGTAAATGCGTGGAGAAAATTACAGCACTGGCAAAACTGCACAACAAAGCACTTTCCCATGTCCTCCAGGAGCTAGAGAGCCAGCTGAAAGGATTCAAATATTCAATTACAGATTTTTACAGTATAGTCAATGAAACAATGAATAACCCTATAAAATATG GTTTCAAGGAAGGGGAGGCGGCATGCTGTGGATCGGGTCCATACAGAGGAATTAACAGTTGTGGAGGGATGAGATCCGTCAGAGTGTATGAATTATGTGAAAAAGCCAGTGACTATGTGTTCTTTGACACTGCCCATCCTACTGAAAGGGCCAGCTTGCTAATAGCCAAGTCGATGTGGAGTGGAAACCAAAGTGTCACATGGCCTTACAATGTAAAAGCACTAGTTGAGCAGAGATGA